From a region of the uncultured Draconibacterium sp. genome:
- a CDS encoding flavin reductase family protein: MNYEKTEFELQGANGMKLSWLLSNGQVFMITCTDIEKSVNGIITACWISPTSHNPLLLTASIGNGEKGSEAYRFCHSLINETKEFGLNIPTTDLTEAIFKVGTTHSNMVNKFSEAGLTPMTGKKISAPLIEECFMNIECKVIISYITGDHTVFVAKPVAAFMDEDVIVNGKFSDKYYDKKNQVQIGDLITKWNMW; the protein is encoded by the coding sequence ATGAATTATGAAAAAACAGAATTTGAATTACAGGGAGCGAATGGAATGAAACTATCGTGGTTACTCAGTAACGGTCAAGTTTTTATGATAACCTGTACAGATATTGAAAAATCGGTCAACGGAATTATCACCGCTTGCTGGATATCGCCAACTTCTCACAATCCCTTATTATTAACAGCATCAATTGGAAATGGAGAAAAGGGCTCTGAAGCCTATCGTTTTTGCCATTCGCTGATTAATGAAACCAAAGAATTTGGGTTGAATATTCCTACAACGGATTTAACTGAGGCCATTTTTAAAGTGGGAACAACACACAGCAACATGGTAAACAAGTTTTCAGAAGCCGGATTAACACCCATGACCGGCAAAAAAATTAGCGCCCCGCTGATAGAAGAATGTTTTATGAATATCGAATGCAAAGTAATCATCAGTTATATCACAGGAGATCACACCGTTTTTGTAGCCAAACCGGTTGCAGCCTTTATGGATGAAGACGTGATCGTTAATGGAAAATTCTCTGACAAGTATTACGAC